A genomic window from Massilia sp. METH4 includes:
- a CDS encoding cytochrome C, whose protein sequence is MNMMAQRVRYRRAQVCITAVLWCALSVVPAAADETTVRVQESAAQPPTGRYAMALPLHPTGPAKTATTQTLDVVKVRAMHRLYCAGCHQLDGSGVPASGVPDMRGTLGHFQRTPAGRAFLIQAPGARNSQITDAELAALTNWQLREFSPTTLPPDFKPYTAEEVSGYRANPPLDVTAVRGAIAAGFPKPP, encoded by the coding sequence ATGAACATGATGGCGCAGCGTGTCCGATACCGTCGCGCTCAAGTGTGCATTACGGCCGTACTTTGGTGTGCACTGAGCGTAGTTCCTGCCGCCGCGGACGAGACGACGGTCCGCGTTCAGGAGAGTGCCGCGCAGCCACCGACCGGGCGCTACGCGATGGCGCTGCCGTTACATCCAACGGGCCCGGCAAAGACTGCGACGACGCAGACACTCGACGTGGTCAAGGTGCGTGCGATGCATCGGCTGTACTGCGCCGGCTGCCACCAGCTCGACGGCAGCGGCGTGCCAGCATCCGGGGTGCCGGACATGCGTGGCACCCTGGGTCATTTCCAGCGCACTCCTGCCGGCCGCGCATTCCTTATCCAGGCGCCAGGAGCACGCAATTCGCAGATCACCGATGCCGAACTTGCTGCGCTGACCAACTGGCAATTGCGCGAATTTTCGCCGACGACGCTTCCGCCTGACTTCAAGCCCTACACCGCAGAGGAGGTCAGCGGCTATCGCGCCAACCCACCGCTCGACGTGACGGCGGTGCGCGGCGCGATCGCAGCCGGCTTTCCCAAGCCGCCTTGA
- a CDS encoding fumarylacetoacetate hydrolase family protein yields the protein MSIIQTTISPTNAVYGVVLNDTASLKAIGNLDEAPYKGSPGAPVLYIKPAGTRVANGAAVRLPAGAESVEVGATVGLVMGRSGAGLAPDDALKSLAGLVLAADLSLPHGSYYRPAIREKCFDGALPVSDIRPLCDLSSLELNIEIDGVPADRWSLASLVRDPAQLLADVSGFMTLRTGDVLLVGVRYAAPRARLGSRVRVVAGALGTLEFSIQGEAR from the coding sequence ATGTCAATCATCCAAACGACAATCTCGCCAACCAATGCCGTATACGGCGTGGTATTGAACGATACGGCTTCGCTAAAGGCGATCGGCAATCTCGACGAAGCGCCCTACAAGGGCTCACCGGGGGCGCCGGTCCTGTATATCAAGCCAGCCGGCACGCGGGTCGCGAATGGCGCCGCGGTGCGCCTGCCCGCCGGTGCTGAATCGGTCGAGGTTGGTGCCACGGTCGGCCTGGTCATGGGCCGATCGGGGGCAGGGCTGGCGCCAGACGACGCCCTGAAGTCACTTGCAGGCTTGGTGCTGGCCGCCGATCTGAGCCTACCGCACGGCAGCTATTACCGCCCCGCTATCCGCGAGAAATGCTTCGACGGCGCGCTGCCGGTCAGCGATATCCGGCCATTGTGCGACTTGTCGTCCCTTGAGCTGAACATCGAGATCGATGGCGTGCCCGCCGACCGCTGGTCGCTGGCGAGCCTGGTGCGCGACCCCGCGCAACTGCTGGCCGACGTGTCCGGGTTCATGACGCTGCGCACCGGGGATGTGCTGCTGGTTGGCGTGCGCTACGCCGCGCCGCGTGCCAGGCTGGGCAGTCGCGTGCGTGTCGTCGCCGGCGCGCTGGGCACGCTGGAGTTTTCGATCCAAGGAGAAGCAAGATGA
- a CDS encoding thioredoxin-like domain-containing protein, producing METALLISNSLLWCAVLALVAMVIALARQVGVLFERVAPMGALVTDSGPKVGEPAPAMVLRTMDQESLLLPGVSGVSTLVFFLSPSCPVCKKLLPVLKSLRHQESGWLRMVLASDGNVVEHQAFRRDYGLTDFSYVLSEPLGMSYRVSRLPYAVLIGPDGKVSAKGLINSREQLDSLLTAQELGVASIQEFMVPSAHEHHGHAHTHGHHH from the coding sequence ATGGAAACTGCATTGCTGATATCTAATAGTTTGTTGTGGTGCGCCGTGCTTGCGCTAGTGGCGATGGTGATTGCGCTGGCGCGTCAGGTTGGCGTGCTGTTCGAACGGGTCGCGCCGATGGGTGCCCTGGTAACCGACTCGGGACCGAAAGTTGGGGAACCGGCGCCTGCCATGGTGCTGCGCACTATGGACCAGGAAAGCCTGCTACTGCCCGGCGTGTCCGGCGTCAGCACGCTGGTGTTCTTCCTGTCGCCATCCTGCCCGGTGTGCAAGAAGCTGCTGCCGGTACTTAAGTCGTTGCGGCACCAGGAAAGCGGCTGGCTGCGCATGGTGCTGGCCAGCGACGGCAACGTGGTGGAACACCAGGCGTTCCGTCGCGACTACGGACTGACAGACTTCTCCTACGTGCTGTCGGAGCCGCTCGGCATGAGCTACCGCGTTTCGCGGCTGCCATACGCCGTGCTGATCGGACCGGACGGCAAGGTCAGCGCCAAGGGCCTGATTAATTCTCGTGAACAGCTCGATAGCCTGCTCACCGCCCAGGAGCTGGGTGTCGCGTCGATACAGGAGTTCATGGTGCCTTCAGCCCACGAGCACCATGGCCATGCCCACACGCACGGTCATCATCACTAA
- a CDS encoding methylamine dehydrogenase light chain produces the protein MFKWFDKLAEHQSRKLAQTVSRRHALNRISRALVGTAFILPVLPFDRSAHASPHGGGKADLNKAMNDPTACEYWRYCAIDGFLCSCCGGSLTQCPPGTNASKVSWVGTCHNPKDGKDYLVSYNDCCGKTSCGKCMCNTNIRERPGYSLGLHNDINWCMSNDNSMFHCTTASVVGIAEA, from the coding sequence ATGTTCAAGTGGTTCGACAAACTCGCCGAGCACCAGAGCCGAAAGCTGGCCCAAACCGTATCGCGTCGGCACGCACTTAACCGGATCAGCCGCGCGCTGGTCGGCACCGCCTTCATTCTTCCGGTGCTGCCGTTCGACCGCAGTGCCCATGCATCGCCCCATGGCGGCGGAAAGGCCGATCTGAACAAAGCGATGAACGATCCAACCGCCTGCGAATACTGGCGCTACTGCGCTATCGACGGCTTCCTGTGCTCCTGCTGCGGCGGTTCGCTGACCCAGTGTCCGCCAGGTACCAATGCCTCCAAGGTCAGCTGGGTCGGTACTTGCCATAACCCCAAGGACGGAAAGGACTACTTGGTCAGCTACAACGACTGCTGCGGCAAGACCTCGTGCGGCAAGTGCATGTGCAATACCAATATCCGCGAGCGGCCGGGCTACTCCTTGGGGCTGCATAACGATATCAACTGGTGCATGAGTAACGATAATTCGATGTTTCACTGCACCACGGCCTCCGTGGTCGGCATTGCGGAGGCTTGA
- the fdhA gene encoding formaldehyde dehydrogenase, glutathione-independent, whose translation MAENRGVVYIGQGKVEVQGIPFPKLEDPNGRKIEHGVILRVVSTNICGSDQHMVRGRTTAQTGLVLGHEITGEVLEVGRDVETLRIGDLVSVPFNVACGRCRTCKEQHTGVCLSVNPSRAGGAYGYVDMGGWIGGQSEFVMVPYADFNLLKFPDRDRAMVKIRDLTCLSDILPTGYHGAVTAGVGPGSTVYIAGAGPVGMAAAASARLLGAAVTIVGDVNPARLAHARAVGFETVDLSQDASLGEQIAQILGTPEVDCAIDCVGFEARGHGHAGAQHEAPATVLNSLMEITRAAGKIGIPGLYVTDDPGAVDTAAKSGSLSIRLGLGWAKSHSFHTGQTPVMKYNRALMQAILWDRINVAEIVNVQVISLDQAPQGYGEFDAGVAKKFVIDPHHMLSAA comes from the coding sequence ATGGCAGAGAACCGTGGCGTAGTATATATCGGCCAAGGCAAGGTCGAAGTGCAGGGGATTCCCTTTCCGAAGCTGGAAGATCCGAACGGCAGGAAGATCGAGCATGGCGTGATCCTGCGCGTGGTATCGACCAATATCTGCGGCTCGGACCAGCACATGGTGCGCGGCCGTACCACTGCCCAGACCGGCCTGGTGCTCGGCCATGAGATTACCGGCGAAGTCCTCGAGGTAGGCCGCGACGTGGAAACGCTGCGGATCGGCGACCTGGTCTCGGTGCCGTTCAACGTCGCCTGCGGCCGCTGCCGCACGTGCAAGGAACAGCATACCGGCGTGTGCCTGAGCGTGAACCCCTCGCGCGCGGGCGGCGCCTACGGCTATGTCGACATGGGCGGCTGGATCGGCGGGCAGTCCGAATTCGTGATGGTGCCTTATGCCGACTTCAACCTGCTCAAGTTCCCGGATCGCGACCGGGCGATGGTCAAGATCCGCGACCTTACTTGCCTGTCCGATATCCTGCCGACCGGCTACCACGGCGCGGTGACGGCAGGCGTCGGTCCGGGCAGCACCGTGTATATCGCCGGCGCTGGCCCTGTCGGCATGGCGGCGGCGGCCTCGGCACGCCTGCTGGGCGCGGCCGTGACGATCGTCGGCGACGTCAACCCGGCCCGCCTCGCGCACGCCAGGGCCGTGGGCTTCGAGACTGTCGACCTGTCGCAGGATGCTTCACTGGGCGAGCAGATCGCGCAGATCCTCGGCACGCCAGAAGTCGATTGCGCGATCGATTGCGTCGGTTTCGAGGCGCGTGGACACGGCCATGCGGGCGCGCAGCACGAAGCGCCGGCCACGGTGCTCAATTCGCTGATGGAGATCACCCGCGCTGCGGGCAAGATCGGCATTCCGGGCCTGTACGTGACCGATGATCCGGGCGCGGTCGATACGGCCGCGAAGAGCGGCAGCCTGTCGATCCGCCTGGGCCTGGGCTGGGCCAAGTCGCACAGCTTCCATACCGGCCAGACCCCGGTGATGAAGTACAACCGCGCGCTGATGCAGGCGATCCTGTGGGACCGCATCAATGTCGCTGAAATCGTCAACGTGCAGGTGATCAGCCTGGACCAGGCACCGCAGGGCTATGGGGAGTTCGACGCGGGCGTGGCGAAGAAGTTCGTCATCGACCCGCATCACATGCTCAGCGCAGCCTGA
- the hpaE gene encoding 5-carboxymethyl-2-hydroxymuconate semialdehyde dehydrogenase, producing MTNHVQHLINGRRVDSKDAFETINPATGEVLATVASGGQDEVNQAVAAARAAFPGWAATPVKERARLMHKLGDLIAANVAELAEMETRDCGQVIGQTKKALIPRAADNFHYFAELAQHQHGETYDSDTGHLNYTLWQPVGVCALVSPWNVPFMTATWKTAPCLALGNTAVMKMSELSPLTTNRLGELVLEAGIPPGVFNIVHGFGNTAGEPLTAHPDVRAISFTGSTATGNRIVKTAGLKKFSMELGGKSPFIIFEDADYERALDAALFMIFSNNGQRCTAGSRILVQDRIYDRFVADFAGRAARLKVGDPMDPDSIIGPLINRGHWDKVTSYIELGRREGATLVYGGGAPDLPVHLKGGNWVQPAVFADVDNRMRIAQDEIFGPVPCIIRFKTEEEAIRIANDTIYGLSSYLWTESTGRVMRMAKLIEAGMTFVNSQNVRDLRQPFGGVKASGTGREGNHYSYDVFCEAKNVAVSYGSHPIPRWGV from the coding sequence ATGACCAACCATGTACAACACCTGATCAACGGCCGCCGGGTCGACAGCAAGGATGCGTTCGAAACCATCAACCCTGCTACCGGCGAAGTGCTCGCCACCGTGGCCAGCGGCGGCCAGGACGAAGTCAACCAAGCCGTTGCCGCCGCCAGGGCTGCATTCCCCGGCTGGGCCGCGACACCGGTCAAGGAGCGTGCGCGCCTGATGCACAAGCTCGGCGACCTGATCGCCGCTAACGTTGCCGAGCTGGCCGAGATGGAAACGCGCGACTGCGGCCAGGTGATTGGCCAGACGAAGAAGGCGCTCATCCCCCGCGCGGCCGACAACTTCCACTATTTTGCCGAACTTGCCCAGCACCAGCATGGCGAGACCTACGATTCCGATACCGGCCACCTGAACTACACGTTGTGGCAGCCGGTCGGCGTGTGCGCGCTGGTCTCGCCCTGGAACGTGCCTTTCATGACCGCCACATGGAAGACGGCGCCTTGTCTAGCCCTCGGCAACACCGCGGTCATGAAGATGTCGGAATTGTCGCCGCTGACCACGAACCGCCTGGGCGAGCTGGTGCTCGAAGCGGGTATCCCGCCGGGCGTGTTCAACATCGTCCACGGCTTCGGCAACACTGCCGGGGAACCGCTGACAGCGCACCCGGACGTGCGCGCCATCTCGTTTACAGGCTCGACCGCCACCGGCAACCGCATCGTCAAGACCGCCGGCCTCAAGAAATTCTCGATGGAGCTCGGCGGGAAGTCACCCTTCATCATCTTCGAGGACGCCGACTACGAGCGTGCGCTGGATGCGGCACTTTTCATGATCTTCTCGAACAACGGCCAGCGTTGCACGGCCGGCTCGCGGATCCTAGTGCAGGACAGGATCTACGACAGGTTCGTGGCGGACTTCGCAGGCCGCGCGGCGCGCCTGAAGGTGGGAGACCCGATGGATCCGGACTCGATCATCGGTCCCCTGATTAACCGGGGCCACTGGGACAAGGTGACGAGCTACATCGAGCTGGGCCGGCGCGAAGGCGCGACGCTCGTCTACGGCGGCGGTGCGCCCGACCTGCCGGTCCACCTCAAGGGCGGCAACTGGGTGCAGCCAGCGGTGTTCGCCGACGTTGACAACCGCATGAGGATTGCCCAGGACGAGATCTTCGGCCCCGTGCCGTGCATCATCCGGTTCAAGACCGAAGAGGAGGCCATCCGCATTGCCAATGACACTATCTACGGGTTGTCCTCCTACCTGTGGACCGAAAGCACGGGCCGCGTGATGCGCATGGCCAAGTTGATCGAAGCAGGCATGACCTTCGTCAACAGTCAGAACGTGCGCGACCTGCGCCAGCCCTTTGGCGGCGTAAAGGCATCGGGTACCGGCCGCGAGGGCAACCACTACAGCTACGACGTATTTTGCGAAGCCAAGAACGTGGCCGTCTCCTACGGCAGCCATCCGATTCCACGCTGGGGCGTTTAA
- a CDS encoding fumarylacetoacetate hydrolase family protein, which produces MKHGRIAWQGAIHNVTAAPDGRVRLADGRLLDETRVTWLPPVEVGTVFALGLNYADHARELAFKPPEVPLVFLKGPNTVVGHRAVTCRPKDAAYMHYECELAVVIGKQGYQVPKERAYELVRGYTVANDYAIRDYLENYYRPNLRVKNRDGCTPLGPWLVDRDDIADPMALKLYTRINGKPTQEGTTADMIFDIPTLIAYLSSFMTLNPGDVILTGTPEGLANVEPGDVVETEIEGVGTLVNTLAGEAAFQ; this is translated from the coding sequence ATGAAACATGGACGCATCGCCTGGCAAGGCGCGATTCACAATGTGACCGCAGCGCCGGACGGCCGGGTTCGCCTGGCCGACGGCCGCCTGCTGGACGAAACCCGGGTAACCTGGCTGCCTCCGGTGGAGGTCGGCACTGTGTTTGCACTCGGCCTGAATTACGCGGACCATGCACGGGAGCTCGCATTCAAGCCGCCGGAGGTGCCATTGGTATTCCTGAAGGGCCCGAACACGGTGGTCGGCCACCGCGCCGTGACCTGCCGCCCAAAAGATGCCGCCTACATGCACTACGAGTGCGAGCTGGCCGTGGTGATCGGCAAGCAGGGATACCAAGTGCCGAAGGAACGCGCCTACGAACTGGTGCGCGGCTACACCGTCGCCAACGACTACGCGATCCGAGACTACCTGGAGAACTACTACCGGCCGAATCTGCGCGTGAAAAACCGCGACGGCTGCACGCCGCTGGGACCCTGGCTGGTCGACCGCGACGACATCGCCGATCCGATGGCCCTGAAGCTGTACACCCGGATCAACGGCAAGCCCACCCAGGAGGGCACGACCGCCGACATGATCTTCGACATACCGACCCTGATCGCCTACCTGTCGTCATTCATGACGCTCAACCCGGGCGACGTGATCCTGACCGGCACCCCGGAGGGTCTGGCCAACGTCGAGCCGGGCGATGTCGTCGAAACCGAGATCGAAGGCGTCGGCACGCTGGTCAATACCTTGGCAGGCGAGGCCGCCTTTCAATGA
- a CDS encoding TorF family putative porin translates to MKKKIASMLILPSLACSAFASEQASPHQFTGSASLVSDYTFRGVSQTWHRPALQGSLEYQHTSGVFATLWASTVSEKVIAGTHAEIDTTLGYRNTLNDHASYGASVIAIYFPGGNWNQMRWGDRPDQAYDTSEINVFAGYKWVSAKYSRTLTDLLGFNEKTGFSGKTKGAVYLEINADVPLAQTGFVLALHAGRQNFNSSPIGISPVAKDYAISIKKTFDRRWAGSVQVARNTNTALFGTTRSNLDEKDIRDLGKARLSMSLSRLY, encoded by the coding sequence ATGAAAAAAAAAATCGCATCGATGCTCATCCTGCCCAGTCTCGCTTGCAGCGCTTTCGCCAGCGAGCAGGCATCGCCACACCAGTTCACAGGGAGTGCTTCACTGGTATCCGACTACACCTTTCGCGGGGTATCACAGACTTGGCATCGTCCTGCGCTGCAGGGAAGTCTTGAATACCAGCACACGTCCGGTGTCTTCGCAACCCTGTGGGCGTCGACGGTCAGCGAAAAAGTCATCGCGGGAACTCATGCGGAAATTGACACTACGCTGGGTTACAGGAACACGCTCAATGACCATGCGAGTTATGGTGCGAGCGTCATTGCTATATATTTCCCTGGTGGAAACTGGAACCAGATGCGCTGGGGCGACAGGCCTGACCAGGCCTATGACACCAGCGAAATAAACGTGTTCGCCGGCTATAAGTGGGTGAGCGCAAAATACTCACGCACACTAACGGATTTGCTGGGATTTAACGAGAAAACCGGTTTCTCCGGCAAAACCAAAGGTGCGGTCTATTTGGAAATCAATGCTGATGTTCCACTCGCGCAAACCGGCTTTGTCCTTGCACTGCACGCGGGACGCCAGAACTTCAACTCCAGCCCCATCGGCATCAGCCCTGTGGCCAAGGATTACGCAATTTCCATCAAAAAGACATTCGACCGGCGATGGGCCGGTTCGGTGCAGGTGGCCAGGAACACCAACACCGCATTGTTCGGCACCACTCGTTCGAACCTCGATGAGAAAGATATACGCGACCTTGGGAAGGCGCGTTTGAGCATGTCGCTCAGCAGGCTGTATTGA
- a CDS encoding cytochrome c, producing MVNLSTCRAVAIACLLTAVGPGQAQQVNGAQLYQSSCAMCHQSEGQGAPSLAPPLKGPMMARLVKARAYVPGVLLAGMHGPLITDDGPFNGVMPTQNRLSDDEIAAVSSHLAQDFNGLKEQAAVTAAEVAALRAKLVKVAELRTLRKQTLGQ from the coding sequence ATGGTGAACCTGTCGACATGTCGCGCCGTCGCAATCGCCTGTCTCCTGACGGCCGTGGGGCCGGGCCAGGCCCAGCAAGTCAATGGGGCGCAGCTGTACCAGTCGAGCTGCGCGATGTGCCACCAGAGCGAAGGGCAGGGCGCCCCAAGCCTCGCGCCGCCGCTCAAGGGCCCCATGATGGCCAGGCTGGTCAAGGCGCGCGCCTATGTTCCGGGGGTGCTGCTGGCCGGGATGCATGGCCCGCTCATCACCGACGATGGTCCGTTCAACGGCGTCATGCCCACCCAGAACCGGCTCAGCGACGACGAGATCGCCGCGGTGAGCAGTCATTTGGCGCAGGACTTTAATGGCCTGAAGGAGCAGGCGGCGGTCACGGCCGCCGAGGTGGCCGCCCTACGCGCGAAGCTGGTCAAGGTGGCCGAATTGCGCACCCTGCGCAAACAGACGCTGGGGCAATGA
- a CDS encoding MauE/DoxX family redox-associated membrane protein, protein MSADPVLTLLPGAFFALLFGIAAMHKIGAWRLFEQQVADYRVLPRPLTRVAAVLLPAVEAAVAASWLDARTRPAAAAASALLLALYGASMAWNLRQGRDTVDCGCGAPDGAQVIRWALVGRNAALATLAAALGLLAASNDAPMRAMSWVDWFTVNAGAIALMGVYTAFNQTLANLPPQRVLD, encoded by the coding sequence ATGAGCGCCGATCCGGTATTGACGTTGCTGCCGGGTGCCTTCTTCGCGTTGCTGTTCGGTATCGCGGCCATGCACAAGATAGGGGCGTGGCGCCTGTTCGAGCAGCAGGTGGCGGACTATCGCGTCTTGCCGCGCCCACTGACACGCGTCGCCGCTGTCCTACTGCCCGCAGTGGAAGCGGCGGTTGCGGCAAGCTGGCTGGATGCGCGTACGCGCCCCGCGGCGGCCGCCGCATCGGCGCTGCTACTGGCGCTGTATGGCGCGTCCATGGCATGGAATCTGCGCCAGGGGCGCGACACCGTCGATTGCGGTTGCGGCGCACCCGACGGCGCCCAGGTGATTCGCTGGGCACTGGTTGGCCGCAACGCAGCCTTGGCAACACTGGCTGCCGCGCTGGGATTGCTTGCCGCTAGCAACGATGCGCCGATGCGCGCGATGAGCTGGGTGGACTGGTTCACGGTCAATGCCGGAGCGATCGCCCTGATGGGAGTCTACACGGCCTTCAATCAGACCTTGGCCAACCTGCCGCCGCAGCGCGTGCTGGACTGA
- a CDS encoding aldehyde dehydrogenase family protein: protein MKSYPMIIGGKAVETGSTIAVINPALGEPFAQVHAADAALADVAVAAARAAFPAWSATPDAERSRLLHALGSALDSHTPELMELVTCETGKPLRGLNDVGAGMELAGAIAWTHFTADIPLEPELVQDDEQARVEVHRKPLGVVASITPWNWPLMISIWHVIPALRAGNTVVIKPSEYSPVAVSRFVELANAILPPGVLNVVNGAATVGAALTGHPDVNKIVFTGSTRTGKQIMSGASATLKRLTLELGGNDAGIVLPDVDVKAVAPKLFGAGFHNNGQTCACLKRLYVHDSQYEAMCEELARLARNAKVGNGLDAGVDLGPVQNRAQLDIVNALAVDAREAGGHILAGGKPLESKGFFFEPTIVAGLTNGSRLVDEEQFGPILPVVRYSDVDEAIRLANDNPNGLGGSVWSTDSAAALAVARRLECGTVWINEHGAVQPNAPFGGVKQSGIGVEFGKHGLAEFTSIQTVKISKS from the coding sequence ATGAAATCGTACCCAATGATCATCGGCGGCAAGGCTGTCGAGACCGGAAGTACCATCGCGGTCATTAACCCGGCGCTAGGCGAGCCGTTCGCACAGGTGCATGCGGCCGACGCCGCGCTCGCGGACGTGGCCGTGGCGGCCGCCCGCGCCGCGTTTCCGGCCTGGAGCGCTACCCCGGACGCGGAACGCAGCCGCCTGCTGCACGCGTTGGGTAGCGCGCTGGATTCGCACACGCCCGAACTGATGGAGCTGGTGACCTGCGAGACCGGCAAGCCCTTGCGAGGCCTGAACGATGTGGGCGCCGGCATGGAGCTGGCCGGCGCGATCGCCTGGACCCACTTCACCGCAGACATCCCGCTGGAGCCGGAGCTGGTGCAGGACGACGAGCAGGCAAGGGTGGAGGTGCATCGCAAGCCGCTAGGCGTGGTCGCATCCATCACGCCCTGGAACTGGCCGTTGATGATCTCGATCTGGCACGTAATCCCGGCCCTACGCGCAGGGAACACGGTGGTAATCAAGCCTTCCGAGTATTCACCGGTGGCGGTCAGCCGCTTTGTCGAACTAGCCAATGCCATCCTGCCACCAGGTGTGCTGAACGTGGTTAACGGCGCCGCCACCGTCGGTGCGGCATTGACCGGGCATCCCGACGTTAACAAGATCGTCTTCACCGGCTCGACCCGCACCGGCAAGCAGATCATGTCGGGCGCTTCGGCCACGCTGAAGCGCCTGACGTTGGAGCTGGGCGGCAATGACGCCGGCATTGTACTGCCGGACGTAGACGTCAAGGCGGTCGCGCCGAAACTCTTCGGCGCGGGATTTCACAACAACGGCCAGACCTGCGCCTGCCTCAAGCGCCTGTACGTGCACGACAGCCAGTACGAGGCCATGTGCGAGGAGCTGGCACGGCTGGCGCGTAACGCCAAAGTCGGCAACGGCCTGGACGCCGGCGTTGACCTGGGCCCCGTGCAGAACCGTGCCCAGCTCGACATCGTCAACGCGCTAGCAGTCGATGCGCGCGAAGCTGGCGGCCACATCCTTGCAGGCGGCAAGCCGCTCGAGAGCAAGGGCTTCTTCTTCGAGCCGACCATCGTGGCGGGACTGACCAACGGCAGCCGTCTGGTGGACGAAGAACAGTTCGGACCGATCCTGCCTGTCGTCCGCTATAGCGATGTGGACGAGGCAATCCGCCTGGCCAACGATAACCCAAATGGCCTGGGCGGCTCCGTGTGGTCGACCGACTCCGCAGCCGCGCTCGCCGTGGCGCGCCGCCTGGAATGCGGCACCGTGTGGATTAACGAGCATGGTGCGGTGCAGCCGAATGCGCCGTTCGGCGGCGTCAAGCAGTCGGGTATCGGCGTCGAGTTCGGCAAGCATGGCCTTGCCGAGTTCACCTCCATTCAGACGGTCAAGATCAGCAAATCCTGA